Proteins encoded in a region of the Streptomyces sp. NBC_00258 genome:
- a CDS encoding ABC transporter substrate-binding protein yields the protein MTRSSTPRPRTTTRAAVCTAAALAAALTACSAPGESSDDTKASSGPIKVAVVNAQSGQLSSLGDWEYKGAKLAVDEWNKKGGIDGRKIQLKLFDDQGDPTTGTNLARRLVSEKYVAMIGTAESAVTIAMGPVLQQAKIPNITSGQSDGLVALKSPYLFLNGPTSTTYDSTLAQHLVKDKGYKKIAMITNNGSFGKGEHDAFLKAVKGLGVNPSTDQVVTTDQKEFSAALTKIRAKKPDVIFIGSEEVEAGLIVKQARDLGITAPFAGAAPQGTPVFIDTAGKAAAEGTIVSSPYLSNDVSDASKKFAAAYETAYGKEAELHGAKAYDGANILLTALKTSNGAVGEELADAIRDTRYKGLLGDFQFDETGVGITKTTIGVIRDGKLVAQPQQ from the coding sequence ATGACCCGCAGCAGTACCCCACGACCACGCACCACCACCCGAGCCGCCGTCTGCACCGCCGCCGCGCTGGCCGCCGCCCTCACCGCGTGCAGCGCACCCGGCGAATCGTCCGACGACACCAAGGCGTCGTCCGGACCCATCAAGGTCGCCGTCGTCAACGCGCAGAGCGGGCAGCTCAGTTCACTGGGCGACTGGGAGTACAAGGGCGCCAAGCTCGCCGTCGACGAGTGGAACAAGAAGGGCGGCATCGACGGCCGCAAGATCCAGCTGAAGCTCTTCGACGACCAGGGCGACCCGACCACCGGCACCAACCTCGCTCGCAGGCTGGTCAGTGAGAAGTACGTCGCCATGATCGGTACGGCGGAGAGCGCCGTGACCATCGCCATGGGTCCTGTGCTCCAGCAGGCGAAGATCCCTAACATCACCTCCGGCCAGTCCGACGGCCTGGTCGCGTTGAAGAGCCCGTACCTCTTCCTCAACGGACCGACCAGCACCACCTACGACTCGACGCTCGCCCAGCACCTGGTGAAGGACAAGGGCTACAAGAAGATCGCCATGATCACGAACAACGGCTCCTTCGGGAAGGGCGAACACGACGCCTTCCTCAAGGCCGTGAAGGGGCTCGGGGTGAACCCGTCCACCGACCAGGTGGTCACCACCGACCAGAAGGAGTTCAGCGCGGCACTGACGAAGATCCGGGCCAAGAAGCCCGACGTCATCTTCATCGGCTCGGAGGAGGTCGAGGCCGGACTGATCGTCAAGCAGGCCCGGGACCTGGGTATCACCGCCCCCTTCGCGGGCGCCGCGCCGCAGGGCACCCCCGTCTTCATCGACACCGCGGGCAAGGCCGCCGCCGAGGGCACCATCGTCAGCTCGCCCTATCTCAGCAACGACGTCAGCGACGCCTCGAAGAAGTTCGCCGCCGCCTACGAGACCGCCTACGGCAAGGAGGCGGAACTGCACGGTGCCAAGGCCTACGACGGGGCGAACATCCTGCTGACCGCCCTCAAGACCAGCAACGGCGCGGTCGGCGAGGAACTCGCGGACGCGATCCGCGACACCCGGTACAAGGGCCTGCTCGGTGACTTCCAGTTCGACGAGACGGGAGTCGGCATCACCAAGACCACCATCGGCGTCATCCGCGACGGCAAACTCGTAGCCCAGCCCCAGCAGTAG
- a CDS encoding thiamine pyrophosphate-binding protein, translated as MTVTAAEALAGQLESYGVEYVFGTCGHTNIALLDALGPSSIKFVIARHEQAAAHAADGYARASGKPGVLLTHVGPGMMNAVTGVATAALDSIPLIVISGDIPSYYAGRHPHQEVNLHADADQTSIYRPFTKRAWNVHRVQDLARTTERAFWTATSGRPGAVLVNVPMDLFSRQVEQYAGEYPLPGGATLPGLDRATAERIAQTLLDAERPLIYFGGGLREPAARQALSALAEHLDIPLAHSLMGKGVLPDSHPLLLGMPGFWGLDTTHEYTKGADVVLALATRFAETDASSWDPAYTWTFGDKDSPPSKLIQIDIDPAEIGRNYPVEIGAVADVGDAVRAIGQAVRGARPEPLRRPGLRDTIATARRAVFDTVREDGRSDNFPLRPQRILADLREALPDDAVLVTDVGWNKNGVAQCYELPEGGRFVTPGGASTMGFGPAAAVGVQLAQPDRVVVALIGDGGMSAQLPAVPMAVEQGLPVIFVVMNNRAHGTIADLQASSFGRSYGCEFTDAEGRPYSPDFAAFGRSCDADGYTIAAPADLSKALADAIARRRPAVIDVPMVNEPVPTPGHWNIKDIYRGSFAD; from the coding sequence ATGACCGTGACCGCCGCCGAAGCCCTGGCCGGCCAGCTGGAGTCGTACGGAGTCGAGTACGTCTTCGGCACCTGTGGCCACACCAACATCGCCCTGCTGGACGCACTCGGCCCCAGCTCGATCAAGTTCGTGATCGCCCGCCACGAGCAGGCCGCCGCACACGCCGCCGACGGCTACGCCCGCGCCTCCGGAAAGCCCGGCGTTCTGCTCACCCACGTCGGCCCCGGCATGATGAACGCGGTCACCGGAGTCGCCACCGCCGCCCTCGACTCGATCCCGCTGATCGTGATCTCCGGCGACATCCCCTCCTACTACGCCGGCCGCCACCCGCACCAGGAGGTCAACCTCCACGCGGACGCCGACCAGACCTCCATCTACCGGCCGTTCACCAAGCGCGCCTGGAACGTCCACCGCGTCCAGGACCTGGCCCGTACGACGGAACGGGCGTTCTGGACCGCGACCTCCGGCCGGCCGGGGGCCGTGCTCGTCAACGTCCCCATGGACCTCTTCAGCCGGCAGGTCGAGCAGTACGCCGGTGAGTACCCGCTGCCCGGCGGCGCCACGCTCCCCGGCCTCGACCGGGCGACCGCCGAGCGCATCGCCCAGACGCTGCTGGACGCCGAACGCCCGCTGATCTACTTCGGCGGCGGGCTGCGTGAACCGGCCGCCCGGCAGGCCCTGTCGGCGCTCGCCGAGCACCTCGACATCCCGCTCGCGCACTCCCTGATGGGCAAGGGCGTCCTGCCCGACAGCCACCCGCTGCTGCTCGGCATGCCCGGCTTCTGGGGCCTGGACACCACCCACGAGTACACCAAGGGCGCCGACGTGGTCCTCGCGCTGGCCACCCGGTTCGCGGAGACCGACGCCAGCTCCTGGGACCCGGCGTACACCTGGACCTTCGGTGACAAGGACAGCCCGCCCAGCAAGCTCATCCAGATCGACATCGACCCTGCCGAGATCGGCCGCAACTACCCCGTCGAGATCGGTGCCGTCGCGGATGTCGGAGACGCGGTACGGGCCATCGGGCAGGCAGTACGAGGCGCCCGCCCCGAGCCGCTGCGACGCCCCGGCCTGCGCGACACCATCGCCACCGCCCGCCGGGCCGTTTTCGACACCGTCCGCGAGGACGGCCGCAGCGACAACTTCCCGCTGCGGCCCCAGCGCATCCTCGCCGACCTTCGCGAGGCCCTGCCTGACGACGCGGTGCTCGTCACCGACGTCGGGTGGAACAAGAACGGCGTCGCCCAGTGCTACGAACTCCCCGAAGGCGGGCGCTTCGTCACACCCGGGGGAGCCTCGACCATGGGCTTCGGCCCGGCCGCCGCGGTCGGTGTGCAGCTGGCCCAGCCGGACCGCGTGGTGGTCGCACTGATCGGCGACGGCGGGATGAGCGCCCAGCTGCCCGCGGTGCCGATGGCCGTCGAACAGGGCCTGCCCGTCATCTTCGTGGTGATGAACAACCGGGCCCACGGCACCATCGCCGACCTCCAGGCCTCCTCGTTCGGCCGGTCCTACGGCTGCGAGTTCACGGACGCCGAAGGACGGCCCTACAGCCCGGACTTCGCGGCCTTCGGCCGGTCCTGCGACGCCGACGGATACACCATCGCCGCCCCCGCCGACCTGTCCAAGGCCCTCGCCGACGCGATCGCGCGGCGCAGGCCCGCCGTCATCGACGTACCGATGGTCAACGAACCCGTGCCGACGCCGGGCCACTGGAACATCAAGGACATCTACCGCGGGTCCTTCGCCGACTGA
- a CDS encoding aldehyde dehydrogenase family protein has protein sequence MLDSLLKAGADVAVAEAPPYVAGQWGGNGPTVTRTGPYLRRVVSRTTTATGEEVADALAYARSSASTVAGLAPALRADILDRASRAASAHREGLARLLALELGKPLKDGLGEIDRVADTFAVCASEARHIGGETLPVAGWQRGVGNTAFTYRAPAGVALAITPFNAPANLLAHKLGASFAAGNTTLVKAPPQAPAATAAIVALLLESGMPPQAVQLLHGGAEVGALLCAADEVAVISFTGSAETGRAVARAAGAKRLVLELGGNAATIVCEDADTGQAAKECARTGYSNSGQSCISVQRVYVHRSSYDAFLDAFTAAVDTLKVGDPLDPATDVGAMVDEEAAERVVRWSAEAAASGARVLRGGTRDGATAAPTVVADPAPDASVVVHEVFGALVAVLPYDDFGAVIDACNTSRYGLQAGLFTRDMGRIITAWRELETGALIVGGSSNYRLDHVPFGGVKDSGFGRETPRSMIDDYTVVKTLMLRGLSVWGDTSLLDAAAMDTTSTGTTSTDGETDA, from the coding sequence ATGCTCGATTCCCTTCTCAAGGCCGGGGCGGACGTGGCGGTGGCCGAAGCGCCTCCCTACGTCGCCGGCCAGTGGGGTGGCAACGGTCCCACGGTGACCCGAACAGGCCCGTACCTGCGCCGGGTTGTCAGCCGGACGACCACGGCGACGGGAGAGGAGGTCGCCGACGCTCTCGCCTACGCCCGTTCCTCGGCCAGCACGGTGGCCGGCCTCGCCCCCGCCCTGCGCGCGGACATCCTGGACCGAGCATCCCGCGCCGCCTCGGCCCACCGCGAGGGGTTGGCCCGCCTCCTCGCCCTGGAGTTGGGCAAACCGCTCAAGGACGGACTCGGCGAGATCGACCGGGTCGCGGACACCTTCGCGGTGTGCGCCTCCGAGGCGCGCCACATCGGCGGCGAGACCCTGCCCGTCGCAGGCTGGCAACGCGGCGTCGGCAACACCGCCTTCACCTATCGCGCACCGGCCGGGGTGGCCCTCGCCATCACCCCCTTCAACGCCCCCGCGAACCTCCTCGCGCACAAGCTCGGAGCCTCGTTCGCCGCGGGCAACACCACACTCGTCAAGGCTCCACCGCAGGCACCGGCCGCCACCGCCGCGATCGTGGCCCTGCTCCTGGAGTCGGGCATGCCCCCGCAGGCGGTACAACTGCTGCACGGCGGCGCCGAGGTGGGCGCGCTGCTGTGCGCTGCCGACGAGGTGGCCGTCATCAGCTTCACCGGCAGCGCGGAGACCGGCCGGGCCGTCGCCCGCGCCGCCGGGGCCAAGCGCCTGGTCCTCGAACTGGGCGGCAACGCCGCGACGATCGTCTGCGAGGACGCCGACACAGGGCAGGCCGCGAAGGAGTGCGCCCGCACCGGATACAGCAACTCCGGCCAGAGCTGCATCTCCGTCCAGCGCGTCTACGTCCACCGCTCCAGCTACGACGCCTTCCTCGACGCCTTCACCGCAGCCGTCGACACCCTGAAGGTCGGCGACCCTCTCGACCCGGCCACCGACGTGGGCGCCATGGTCGACGAGGAGGCCGCCGAACGCGTGGTGCGCTGGTCGGCCGAGGCCGCCGCCTCCGGCGCCCGGGTGCTGCGCGGCGGCACCCGGGACGGCGCCACCGCCGCGCCCACCGTCGTGGCGGACCCGGCGCCGGACGCCTCGGTCGTGGTCCACGAGGTCTTCGGGGCGCTGGTCGCGGTACTCCCGTACGACGACTTCGGCGCGGTCATCGACGCCTGCAACACCAGCCGTTACGGCTTGCAGGCCGGTCTGTTCACCCGCGACATGGGCCGCATCATCACCGCCTGGCGCGAGCTGGAGACCGGCGCGCTGATCGTCGGCGGCAGCTCCAACTACCGCCTCGACCATGTCCCCTTCGGCGGGGTCAAGGACTCAGGATTCGGACGCGAGACACCCCGCTCGATGATCGACGACTACACGGTCGTCAAGACCCTCATGCTGCGCGGGCTGTCCGTGTGGGGCGACACGAGCCTCCTCGACGCAGCCGCCATGGACACGACGTCGACCGGTACGACCTCCACCGACGGGGAGACCGACGCATGA
- a CDS encoding IclR family transcriptional regulator, whose translation MSETDHERAAEATGVRSVRRALDILGLLTEDQPTVTLREIVDATGLAKTTVVRLVQTLEQCGLLWDTPAGYTAGPGLWRWAHLAHTSWELPRETRKLMRELAEEQQETVNLFMLRGLSRVCVAQQESPQPLRHVVRVGDELPLWAGASSKILLRTAPDALLHRIATGSPHGEGHARQLRVWADLAAERGFAVSRGERDEGLTAVAVPVVGRSGAVVASLSLSGPSHRFPESAVERFATALTEVARQMSEQGFDHPLSPTK comes from the coding sequence GTGAGCGAGACCGACCATGAGAGGGCGGCCGAGGCGACCGGGGTGCGCAGTGTGCGCAGGGCTCTGGACATCCTGGGACTGCTGACCGAGGATCAGCCGACGGTCACGCTGAGGGAGATCGTCGACGCCACCGGTCTGGCCAAGACCACGGTGGTCCGCCTGGTGCAGACCCTCGAACAGTGCGGTCTGCTCTGGGACACCCCGGCCGGCTACACCGCGGGTCCCGGCCTGTGGCGCTGGGCGCATCTCGCGCACACCAGCTGGGAACTGCCCCGCGAGACCCGCAAGTTGATGCGCGAGCTGGCCGAGGAGCAGCAGGAGACGGTCAACCTCTTCATGCTGCGCGGTCTGTCCCGCGTCTGTGTGGCCCAGCAGGAGAGCCCGCAACCGCTGCGCCATGTCGTACGGGTCGGCGACGAACTCCCGCTGTGGGCGGGCGCCTCGTCCAAGATCCTGCTGCGTACGGCTCCGGACGCCCTGCTGCACCGGATCGCCACGGGCTCGCCGCACGGCGAGGGGCACGCCAGGCAGTTGCGGGTGTGGGCGGACCTGGCGGCAGAGCGCGGCTTCGCGGTCAGCCGCGGCGAGCGCGACGAAGGTCTGACGGCCGTTGCCGTACCCGTCGTCGGCCGCAGCGGGGCCGTCGTCGCCTCTCTCTCGCTCAGCGGACCCAGCCACCGCTTCCCCGAGTCAGCCGTCGAGCGGTTCGCCACCGCGCTCACGGAAGTCGCCCGGCAGATGTCGGAACAGGGCTTCGACCACCCGCTCAGCCCGACGAAGTGA
- a CDS encoding CaiB/BaiF CoA transferase family protein produces MPERPLSGIRVLDLTNVLAGPYCSYHLMLLGAEVVKVEQPGRGDLARSLGPDPELNRAGIGASFLAQNAGKKSLVLDLKDPGDRADFEELVRGADVLLENFRAGVLARMGYDADRLRELNPRLVSCAITGFGQSGPMSAAPAYDQIIQGLSGMMSITGTTDTAPLRVGFPVSDSLGGLGAALAISAALLGRERTGHGARLDVSMLEVSLSAMGWAVSNYLISGVDPEPMGDQNATAAPSGTFETADGGLNIAANRQEQFVTLCRLAGLPHLVEDPRFAEREARKRHRTELNTELNAALRQKTALEWETTLSAAGVPAARVLTVPEAVELEQLAHRCFFTDLPYPDGSGRTLRVSGNGVLVDGEPLSPDDPPPLLDQHGEERERLIARWRAHRHAAEARAS; encoded by the coding sequence ATGCCCGAACGACCGCTCTCAGGAATCCGCGTACTCGATCTCACCAATGTGCTCGCAGGACCGTACTGCAGTTACCACCTCATGCTCCTCGGCGCCGAGGTCGTCAAGGTCGAACAGCCGGGCAGGGGCGATCTCGCGCGGAGTCTCGGCCCTGATCCGGAGCTGAACCGGGCCGGCATCGGCGCCTCGTTCCTCGCCCAGAACGCCGGCAAGAAGTCACTCGTGCTCGACCTCAAGGACCCCGGCGACCGGGCCGACTTCGAGGAGCTGGTGCGCGGCGCGGACGTCCTGCTGGAGAACTTCCGGGCCGGGGTGCTGGCCCGGATGGGATACGACGCCGACCGGCTGCGGGAACTCAATCCGCGCCTGGTCAGCTGTGCGATCACCGGCTTCGGTCAGTCGGGGCCGATGAGCGCGGCCCCCGCCTACGACCAGATCATCCAGGGTCTGTCGGGGATGATGAGCATCACGGGCACCACCGACACCGCCCCGCTCAGGGTGGGCTTCCCCGTGTCCGACTCGCTCGGCGGCCTCGGCGCGGCCCTCGCGATCAGCGCGGCTCTTCTGGGACGGGAGAGGACCGGACATGGGGCGCGGCTGGACGTCTCCATGCTGGAGGTCTCCCTCTCCGCGATGGGCTGGGCCGTCTCCAACTACCTGATCAGCGGGGTCGATCCGGAACCGATGGGCGACCAGAACGCCACCGCGGCCCCGTCCGGAACCTTCGAGACCGCCGATGGCGGGCTGAACATCGCGGCCAACCGGCAGGAGCAGTTCGTCACGCTCTGCCGTCTGGCCGGGCTGCCCCACCTGGTCGAAGACCCGCGGTTCGCCGAGCGCGAGGCACGCAAACGGCACCGTACGGAACTCAACACCGAGCTGAACGCGGCGCTGCGCCAGAAGACCGCTCTGGAGTGGGAGACAACGCTGTCCGCGGCCGGGGTCCCCGCGGCCCGCGTCCTGACGGTCCCCGAAGCCGTGGAGCTGGAACAGCTGGCCCACCGCTGCTTCTTCACCGATCTGCCCTATCCGGACGGTTCCGGCCGCACGCTGCGGGTCAGCGGCAACGGCGTACTGGTGGACGGCGAACCGCTGTCGCCGGACGACCCGCCGCCGCTGCTCGACCAGCACGGCGAGGAGCGGGAGCGGCTGATCGCACGCTGGCGGGCGCACCGCCACGCCGCCGAGGCGCGGGCGTCATGA
- a CDS encoding citryl-CoA lyase, whose protein sequence is MTAGPQDGLVAQWWATAVSRVEPGIIELREHPVQDLIGHATFVETIWLMLRGELPRPEQAGLLEAALVAGVDHGPQAPSIAAARMAATCGVGLNSAVATGVNMLGDVHGGAGQQCVQLLSEITERHGQGREFDLAVAEVVGEWRGRSRYLPGFGHRFHPRDPRRDPLLALVDRAVADGLVEGAHLRAARAVEAHLNRGREGRKPVPMNIDGATAVIYAELGFAAPLARGLFVLSRSVGILAHAWEETGQGRRNKSPMPPSMVPVHLVAPTARP, encoded by the coding sequence ATGACGGCCGGGCCGCAGGACGGCCTGGTCGCGCAGTGGTGGGCCACCGCCGTCAGCCGGGTCGAACCCGGCATCATCGAACTGCGCGAACACCCGGTACAGGACCTGATCGGCCACGCGACCTTCGTCGAGACGATCTGGCTGATGCTCCGGGGCGAACTTCCCCGTCCCGAGCAGGCCGGGCTCCTGGAAGCAGCGCTGGTGGCAGGCGTCGACCACGGACCGCAGGCGCCCTCGATCGCCGCCGCCCGAATGGCCGCCACCTGCGGGGTGGGGCTCAACAGCGCCGTGGCCACCGGGGTGAACATGCTCGGTGATGTGCACGGCGGGGCAGGTCAGCAATGCGTGCAGCTGCTGAGCGAGATCACCGAACGGCACGGCCAGGGCCGGGAGTTCGACCTCGCCGTGGCGGAGGTCGTCGGCGAATGGCGCGGGCGCTCGCGCTATCTGCCCGGCTTCGGCCATCGCTTCCACCCCCGCGACCCGCGCCGCGACCCGCTGCTCGCCCTGGTGGACCGGGCCGTGGCGGACGGCCTGGTGGAGGGCGCCCACCTGCGGGCGGCCCGCGCCGTGGAGGCACATCTCAACCGGGGGCGCGAGGGCAGGAAGCCCGTGCCCATGAACATCGACGGCGCCACCGCCGTCATCTACGCCGAACTCGGCTTCGCCGCGCCACTGGCCCGCGGCCTCTTCGTGCTCAGCCGCAGTGTCGGCATCCTGGCCCACGCCTGGGAGGAGACCGGACAGGGGCGCCGCAACAAGAGCCCCATGCCGCCTTCCATGGTGCCGGTCCACCTGGTGGCACCAACAGCGCGTCCGTAG
- a CDS encoding outer membrane protein assembly factor BamB family protein: MERRSFLLTAAAGSAATVSSLATPAEAAPNTSAGLALPVPPQSAALGNTGTNWPKVGGNYGNQNHSTLRDITPQNIKRLGGAWHINLEGGSTGAYQQCTIVVQDGVLYVETTQQNVFAVNGRTGEVIWKTNLGTETTNMRGVAVAEGKVFTISGTNIVYALDKKTGAIVWQKPLIVDDNGGDDGCDNDSGQCGGNSGGLAGAVVHWDGLVYIGTEGSTAGARGRGYGLDAKTGNVVWTFWGPPGPGEFGHDTWEGDSWKTGGAVPWIHPAVDPELNLVYWTFGNPYPRTDGSSRGGDNLFANSIVAIDAKTGKRRWHFQSVHHDIWDADNVMAPVLADLLIDGRKRKVVVYGSKTCWYYILDRRTGEAVHGMEERPVPQHALQKTSPTQPFPGGEPFVSPYPELDKTTRPVPFYPTGGLYEVFWDRATILFPGAGGGADWGFPSFSPKTGYVYVGYGLVNSSYSNTRGGRVNTARPLGELFGGGLVAMDPRTNSVAWRKEGPWSLAHGNGILTTAGRVLLQGRPDGVLEAMNDTDGRTLWTWQCGAGVNTVPVSYEIDGEQYIAVLAGGNGLPFPDIPRGDHLWAFKLGGKVEQAPAPTPPSRRNQIRTAAVTGATARDTVTLGRVWSTATGSPGTTENTVAQNAMAPQHLTVPAGTAVTFTNPADNRQAHGAVAFFDAEFDTGLLMPGQSYTYTFGKPGEYFYNDPAFPQSTGKIVVQ; this comes from the coding sequence ATGGAAAGACGCTCCTTCCTCCTGACAGCCGCGGCGGGCAGCGCGGCCACCGTCTCCTCCCTGGCGACCCCCGCCGAAGCGGCCCCGAACACGTCTGCCGGCCTCGCCCTCCCGGTACCCCCGCAGTCCGCCGCGCTCGGCAACACAGGCACCAACTGGCCCAAGGTGGGCGGCAATTACGGCAACCAGAACCACTCCACGCTCCGGGACATCACCCCGCAGAACATCAAGAGGCTCGGCGGGGCCTGGCACATCAACCTGGAGGGCGGCTCCACCGGCGCGTACCAGCAGTGCACGATCGTCGTGCAGGACGGTGTGCTGTACGTCGAGACCACCCAGCAGAACGTCTTCGCCGTCAACGGCAGGACGGGCGAGGTGATCTGGAAGACGAACCTCGGCACCGAGACCACGAACATGCGCGGTGTCGCCGTCGCCGAGGGCAAGGTCTTCACCATCTCCGGTACCAACATCGTCTACGCCCTCGACAAGAAGACCGGGGCGATCGTCTGGCAGAAGCCACTGATCGTCGACGACAACGGTGGCGACGACGGCTGCGACAACGACAGCGGCCAGTGCGGCGGCAACAGCGGAGGACTGGCGGGCGCGGTCGTGCACTGGGACGGCCTGGTCTACATCGGCACCGAGGGCTCGACCGCCGGCGCGCGCGGCCGCGGATACGGGCTCGACGCCAAGACCGGCAACGTCGTGTGGACCTTCTGGGGACCGCCCGGACCCGGGGAGTTCGGGCACGACACCTGGGAGGGCGACTCCTGGAAGACCGGCGGCGCGGTCCCCTGGATCCACCCGGCCGTCGACCCCGAACTCAACCTGGTCTACTGGACGTTCGGCAACCCCTACCCCCGCACGGACGGCTCCTCGCGCGGCGGCGACAACCTTTTCGCCAACTCGATCGTCGCCATCGACGCCAAGACCGGCAAGCGTCGCTGGCACTTCCAGTCGGTCCACCACGACATCTGGGACGCCGACAACGTCATGGCGCCGGTGCTCGCCGACCTCCTCATCGACGGCAGGAAGCGCAAGGTCGTCGTCTACGGCTCGAAGACCTGCTGGTACTACATCCTCGACCGCCGCACCGGCGAGGCCGTCCACGGCATGGAGGAGCGGCCGGTCCCCCAGCACGCCCTGCAGAAGACCTCGCCCACCCAGCCCTTCCCCGGTGGCGAGCCGTTCGTGTCCCCGTATCCGGAACTCGACAAGACGACCCGGCCCGTGCCCTTCTACCCGACCGGCGGCCTGTACGAGGTCTTCTGGGACCGGGCCACCATCCTCTTCCCGGGCGCGGGCGGCGGAGCCGACTGGGGCTTCCCCTCCTTCAGCCCGAAGACCGGATACGTCTACGTCGGCTACGGCCTCGTCAACTCCTCCTACTCCAACACCCGCGGCGGACGCGTCAACACGGCCCGCCCTCTGGGTGAACTGTTCGGCGGCGGCCTCGTCGCGATGGACCCCCGCACCAACTCGGTCGCCTGGCGAAAGGAGGGCCCCTGGTCCCTCGCCCACGGCAACGGCATCCTCACCACCGCCGGCCGTGTCCTCCTCCAGGGCCGCCCGGACGGCGTCCTCGAAGCGATGAACGACACCGACGGCAGGACTCTGTGGACCTGGCAGTGCGGCGCAGGAGTCAACACCGTCCCGGTCTCTTACGAGATCGACGGCGAGCAGTACATCGCCGTGCTCGCCGGAGGCAACGGACTCCCCTTCCCCGACATCCCGCGGGGCGACCACCTCTGGGCGTTCAAGCTCGGCGGCAAGGTCGAGCAGGCACCCGCGCCCACTCCCCCGTCCCGCCGCAACCAGATCCGTACCGCCGCCGTGACCGGTGCGACGGCACGCGACACCGTCACCCTCGGCCGCGTCTGGAGCACCGCCACGGGCTCCCCCGGCACAACCGAGAACACGGTCGCCCAGAACGCCATGGCGCCGCAGCACCTGACGGTCCCGGCCGGCACCGCCGTCACCTTCACCAACCCCGCCGACAACCGGCAGGCCCATGGCGCGGTGGCCTTCTTCGACGCGGAGTTCGACACCGGGCTGCTGATGCCGGGCCAGTCGTACACGTACACCTTCGGAAAGCCCGGCGAGTACTTCTACAACGACCCTGCCTTCCCCCAGTCCACCGGCAAGATCGTCGTCCAGTGA
- a CDS encoding ThuA domain-containing protein: MMSRARPARTTVSVVAAVSATLLIALAAFLGLQHQMSENQASARGDGRPAGTGAQELGDPDYGVCRGTSAKCYHDWGNFSPAADGYRVLLYTRTAGPRHANLGPTLGAGLNPALADTNVVQNALVGMGTKNGFTVDWTEDVTQLSSPARLFRYNAVVFYSTSRDTLDDAAQTSLRQYVRGGGGFVGIHNAFGTQYNWLWYEGLLGGANFYDHGPDQRGTVVVQNRRDSSTSDLPTRWDFTDEWYNLVPAPSKVRVLASVDESTLAEGVTGNQGHPGHGRHHPVAWCQYYDGGRAWLTTLGHDAKAFSTDGSFPGADQFQNLVLGGIESAMGRTPFCRAG; the protein is encoded by the coding sequence ATGATGTCCAGAGCACGTCCAGCACGTACGACGGTGTCCGTAGTGGCCGCGGTCAGTGCCACGCTCCTCATCGCCCTGGCCGCCTTCCTCGGCCTACAGCACCAGATGTCCGAGAACCAGGCTTCCGCGCGAGGCGATGGCAGACCCGCCGGAACCGGAGCGCAGGAACTCGGCGACCCCGACTACGGGGTCTGCCGCGGCACCAGCGCCAAGTGCTACCACGACTGGGGCAACTTCTCCCCGGCCGCCGACGGTTACCGAGTGCTCCTCTACACACGGACCGCGGGACCCCGCCACGCGAACCTCGGTCCCACACTCGGCGCCGGACTCAACCCGGCGCTCGCCGACACCAACGTCGTACAGAACGCCCTGGTCGGGATGGGCACGAAGAACGGTTTCACCGTCGACTGGACCGAGGACGTCACCCAACTCTCCTCCCCCGCACGGCTCTTCCGGTACAACGCGGTCGTCTTCTACTCCACCAGCCGCGACACACTAGACGACGCCGCGCAGACCTCCCTGCGCCAGTACGTCCGCGGCGGCGGAGGCTTCGTCGGGATCCACAACGCGTTCGGCACGCAGTACAACTGGCTTTGGTACGAAGGCCTGTTGGGCGGCGCGAACTTCTACGACCACGGGCCCGACCAGCGTGGCACGGTCGTCGTGCAGAACCGCCGCGACTCCTCCACCTCGGATCTTCCGACACGCTGGGACTTCACCGACGAGTGGTACAACCTCGTCCCGGCCCCTTCGAAGGTCCGCGTCCTGGCCTCCGTGGACGAATCCACGCTTGCCGAGGGTGTCACGGGCAACCAGGGCCACCCCGGACACGGCAGGCACCACCCGGTCGCCTGGTGCCAGTACTACGACGGCGGACGTGCCTGGCTCACCACCCTCGGCCACGACGCCAAGGCCTTCTCGACCGATGGTTCCTTCCCCGGTGCGGACCAGTTCCAGAACCTGGTCCTGGGCGGCATCGAGTCCGCCATGGGCAGGACCCCGTTCTGCCGGGCAGGCTGA